The following are encoded in a window of Prevotella melaninogenica genomic DNA:
- the tyrS gene encoding tyrosine--tRNA ligase, with the protein MKNFVEELRWRGMLAQMMPGTEEMLQKEMVSAYLGTDPTADSLHIGHLCGIMMLRHLQRCGHKPYLLVGGATGMIGDPSGKSQERNLLDTETLYHNQEAIKKQVSKFLDFDGNEPNKAEMVNNYDWMKDFTFLDFARLVGKHITVNYMMAKDSVKKRLSGESRDGLSFTEFTYQLLQGYDFLYLFEKFGVKLQLGGNDQWGNMTTGTELIRRTLGNETETYCLTCPLITKADGKKFGKTESGNIWLDRNRTTPYAFYQFWLNVSDDDAEKYIKIFTSLEKDVIDNLIEEHRQDPGRRTLQYRLAEEVTRMVHSQEDLDMAIAASNILFGKSTKENLLQLDEQTFADVFKDVPHYEVSKDVLGQPAVDVFNQEGMQIFPSKSEMRKLVKGGGVALNKEKLAAFDQPVTAEDLIDGKYLLVQKGKKNYSLIIVK; encoded by the coding sequence ATGAAGAACTTTGTAGAAGAACTCCGTTGGCGTGGTATGCTGGCTCAAATGATGCCAGGTACTGAGGAAATGCTTCAGAAAGAGATGGTTTCAGCTTACTTGGGTACTGACCCAACAGCTGACTCATTGCACATCGGTCACCTTTGTGGTATCATGATGTTGCGTCATTTGCAGCGTTGTGGACACAAACCTTACCTCCTCGTGGGTGGTGCTACGGGTATGATTGGTGACCCTTCTGGTAAGAGTCAGGAGCGTAACCTCCTTGATACAGAAACACTTTACCATAACCAGGAGGCTATCAAGAAGCAGGTAAGTAAGTTCCTTGACTTCGATGGCAACGAGCCAAACAAGGCTGAGATGGTTAATAACTATGACTGGATGAAGGACTTCACCTTCCTTGACTTCGCTCGATTGGTTGGTAAGCACATCACTGTTAACTACATGATGGCTAAGGATAGTGTGAAGAAGCGCTTGAGTGGCGAGAGTCGCGATGGACTTAGCTTTACTGAGTTCACCTATCAGCTTCTGCAGGGTTACGACTTCCTCTATCTTTTTGAGAAGTTTGGTGTTAAGTTGCAGCTGGGTGGTAATGACCAGTGGGGTAATATGACTACTGGTACAGAGCTTATCCGTCGTACTTTAGGTAACGAAACTGAGACATATTGCCTTACTTGTCCACTGATAACAAAGGCAGATGGTAAGAAGTTTGGTAAGACTGAAAGCGGTAATATCTGGCTCGATCGTAACCGTACAACACCATATGCCTTCTATCAGTTCTGGTTGAATGTTAGTGATGATGATGCCGAGAAGTATATCAAGATCTTCACCTCTTTGGAGAAGGATGTCATCGACAACCTCATCGAAGAACATCGTCAAGACCCAGGTCGTCGTACGCTTCAGTACCGTCTTGCAGAGGAAGTTACCCGTATGGTTCACTCTCAGGAGGACCTCGATATGGCGATAGCAGCCTCTAACATCCTCTTTGGTAAGAGTACAAAGGAGAACTTGTTGCAGTTAGACGAGCAGACCTTTGCTGACGTTTTCAAGGATGTACCACATTATGAGGTATCAAAGGATGTGCTTGGACAGCCTGCAGTTGATGTCTTCAATCAGGAAGGTATGCAGATATTCCCAAGCAAGAGTGAGATGCGTAAGCTCGTTAAGGGCGGTGGCGTAGCGCTCAACAAGGAAAAACTTGCAGCTTTTGACCAGCCAGTAACAGCCGAGGATCTTATCGATGGTAAGTATCTCCTCGTACAGAAGGGTAAGAAGAACTACTCTTTGATTATTGTAAAATAA
- a CDS encoding clostripain-related cysteine peptidase, with protein MKKIFLFLQLAMLVFFASCSGEDPDPTPQPSTEVENTIFVYMPWSGVNDIESGLYGFFLTNIEDIKSAIVGQGGLGNKRLMIFISTKVNKGALINVKYQNGRCVDDTVAIYNNTLSGLKLNSAEWITTLLKRVKQEAPAKHYSMIVGCHGMGWIPAKPSTRRARFAASPFGLDRDAGMAGPPTRWLGGDAYQTDISAFDKGIEDSGIGKFQYILFDDCNMTGIEVAYELRNATNHIIGSPTEIMAYGMPYKLLWSELSKVNPNYRSICNTFINFYSNYTYNGSPYPYGTISVIDCSQVEGMVNLMKEVNASASLSPFVESNLQSMDGYTPSIFYDMGDYGRTILQNTPLLLARFNQQLNLLVPEKGNTTSYYTAVRSRSGDVLPIRTYSGITISDPSSNPEVTRSLNKNLYYKTTH; from the coding sequence ATGAAGAAAATCTTCCTATTTTTACAGCTGGCAATGCTTGTTTTTTTTGCCTCTTGTAGCGGTGAAGACCCAGACCCAACACCCCAACCATCCACTGAGGTAGAGAATACTATCTTTGTTTATATGCCATGGTCGGGTGTTAATGATATCGAATCAGGACTTTACGGATTCTTTTTAACTAACATAGAGGATATAAAGAGTGCAATTGTTGGTCAGGGTGGACTTGGCAACAAGAGACTTATGATATTTATCTCTACGAAGGTGAATAAGGGTGCTTTGATTAATGTTAAGTATCAGAATGGACGCTGTGTAGACGATACCGTTGCCATCTATAACAACACATTGTCAGGCTTAAAACTGAATTCAGCAGAGTGGATAACAACCCTCTTGAAGCGTGTTAAGCAGGAAGCACCAGCTAAGCATTACTCAATGATAGTCGGTTGTCATGGTATGGGATGGATACCTGCCAAGCCAAGTACACGCCGTGCTCGCTTTGCAGCTTCTCCTTTCGGACTTGATAGAGATGCAGGTATGGCAGGACCTCCAACGCGTTGGTTGGGTGGTGATGCTTATCAGACTGATATCTCAGCCTTTGATAAGGGTATTGAAGATTCAGGTATAGGTAAGTTCCAGTACATTCTCTTCGACGATTGTAATATGACAGGTATTGAAGTTGCTTACGAACTCCGTAATGCAACAAATCATATTATTGGAAGCCCTACAGAGATTATGGCATACGGTATGCCTTATAAGCTCTTGTGGAGTGAACTGTCAAAGGTGAATCCAAACTATAGAAGTATCTGTAACACCTTCATAAACTTCTATAGCAATTATACGTATAACGGCTCTCCTTATCCTTATGGTACCATCAGTGTAATTGATTGTTCGCAGGTTGAGGGTATGGTAAACCTCATGAAGGAGGTTAACGCATCTGCTTCTCTCTCTCCATTTGTGGAAAGTAACCTCCAGAGTATGGATGGTTACACCCCTTCAATATTTTATGATATGGGAGATTATGGGCGTACTATATTACAGAATACCCCACTTTTATTGGCGAGATTCAATCAGCAACTCAACCTCCTTGTTCCTGAGAAGGGTAATACAACATCATATTATACCGCTGTTCGCAGTCGTAGTGGAGATGTACTGCCTATCCGAACTTATTCAGGTATAACCATCTCCGACCCTTCTTCAAATCCAGAGGTAACCCGTTCTTTAAACAAGAACCTTTATTATAAGACTACCCATTAG
- a CDS encoding histidinol phosphate phosphatase, whose protein sequence is MANKPIQFFLREQKLNIGKQAGKTVIVARPTGRQRVDFRNFCARIAKSTTFNAQEVAAVLNLASETARDIVANGDIVEFGDMGTLTPSFKSKAVERVEQFRAQQHIEKPVVKLLASAKYFTLNDVTYEQVEPKAKKEKNGKKKAAETEHSGPTAEG, encoded by the coding sequence ATGGCTAACAAACCTATTCAATTTTTCTTGAGAGAACAGAAGTTAAACATCGGTAAGCAGGCTGGAAAGACTGTTATCGTAGCGCGCCCGACGGGTAGGCAACGTGTAGACTTTCGTAATTTCTGCGCACGTATTGCTAAGTCAACAACCTTTAATGCTCAGGAAGTGGCAGCAGTGCTCAACCTTGCTAGCGAAACCGCTCGTGACATCGTAGCCAATGGCGACATCGTGGAGTTTGGCGACATGGGCACATTGACACCTTCGTTTAAGAGCAAGGCGGTAGAGCGTGTTGAGCAGTTCCGTGCCCAACAGCATATTGAGAAACCAGTTGTGAAGCTCCTTGCCTCTGCGAAGTATTTCACACTGAATGATGTCACATATGAGCAGGTGGAACCGAAGGCGAAGAAGGAGAAAAACGGAAAGAAGAAAGCAGCAGAAACCGAACATTCAGGTCCAACTGCAGAGGGCTGA